Proteins encoded together in one Oncorhynchus mykiss isolate Arlee chromosome 7, USDA_OmykA_1.1, whole genome shotgun sequence window:
- the tspan2a gene encoding tetraspanin-2a: protein MSKVQGGMKCVKYLLFVFNFIFWLCGSLVLAVGLWLMFDPKTDQLLNEEGAPETFFIAVYILIGAGGVMMLVGFFGCCGAVKESQCLLASFFACLLVIFGAEVSAGVFGFMSKDQIIEDVQQFYSESISENSENSNGTAVAEMYHNVLNCCGVSMPSSLCPDADEDTKDCLNAIMVFFNEKLYIIGYVGIGVAGVMVIGMIFSMVLCCAIRNNREVI, encoded by the exons ATGAGTAAAGTGCAAGGTGGGATGAAATGCGTGAAATATCTTCTTTTTGTTTTCAACTTCATATTCTGG CTGTGTGGCTCGTTGGTgttggcagtggggttatggttgATGTTTGACCCAAAGACAGACCAGCTCCTGAATGAAGAGGGAGCCCCCGAGACCTTCTTCATAG ccgtGTACATCCTGATTGGTGCAGGCGGGGTCATGATGCTGGTGGGATTCTTTGGTTGCTGTGGAGCTGTGAAGGAGTCACAGTGTCTCCTTGCGTCG TTCTTTGCCTGCCTTCTTGTAATCTTTGGTGCAGAGGTTTCCGCAGGTGTGTTTGGATTCATGAGCAAAGACCAG ATCATCGAAGACGTTCAACAATTCTATAGTGAATCTATTTCAGAGAATTCTGAAAATTCCAACGGCACTGCTGTAGCTGAAATGTACCACAATGTT CTGAATTGCTGCGGTGTCTCCATGCCTTCTTCTTTGTGTCCTGATGCTGATGAAGACACAAAG GACTGTCTGAATGCAATAATGGTATTTTTCAATGAAAAGCTCTACATTATCGGATATGTGGGGATTGGTGTAGCAGGAGTAATG GTCATTGGTATGATCTTCAGTATGGTCCTCTGCTGTGCAATTCGGAACAACAGGGAGGTGATATAG